The proteins below are encoded in one region of Rhododendron vialii isolate Sample 1 chromosome 7a, ASM3025357v1:
- the LOC131332459 gene encoding uncharacterized protein LOC131332459 isoform X1 — protein sequence MKGHEAKMPRMEDILNLPVQDPPNAEFSAAHLNWIQVEGGRQGGDNIALIPYARVDDFVKGESVNAECPASFRVESRRKRTQGSVSKPRVDGYLEYTLYWCSYGPEDYRDSESGGARANNKPASGKGSRPGRRHMMRGCLCHFTVKRLYSRPFLALIIYNQQNHVDKTGAPCHGILDQDALGTRAMYAPRISEELRQKVMSMLYVGMSLDNIMQHHMGEVERQGGPHNRDDFLTRNDVRNMERLVRNSSYELDGNDECSVKTWVHRHQKHVFFFQDRCGSEPFILGIQTDWQVQQMLRHGHNGSVASHSAFGLKKLKYPLCSLLVFDSSRNAIPVAWVITSCDVHQDIHKWLVPLVDRVRTKDARWRPNAFLVDDPSFKTSIIREIFRCRVLVCLWHIRRAWVKSLLKKCCNFDVQREILKHLGRTLYCTRSMSSALDSVEELMQIFVDQCAFMNYFRSRWLPKIELWVNSLRTLPVASQEPYSAIEAYHLRLKSKVFNGLHSSCWQRVDWLIHTLTTAFHSLYCLDQYAVETANFENLRDGCFSTNSWYQAMHIPDVDVLLDEENLQFAKVISQADRTLVYTVWNPGLEFSLCDCTWSRLGNICKHIVKVTILCKDRQVARPLLVAQVYRQTLLNLLQSPPDDPLVLDHAILHATRLQQDIKALEDLSSSGLLPPLPPDTNSQTMDNLLLFPRLQ from the exons ATGCCTAGAATGGAGGATATTCTAAACCTTCCAGTGCAGGATCCTCCTAATGCAGAGTTTTCTGCAGCTCATCTTAATTGGATACAAGTCGAAGGTGGTAGGCAAGGTGGTGACAATATTGCTCTAATCCCTTATGCCAGAGTGGATGATTTTGTGAAAGGAGAATCTGTTAATGCAGAATGCCCTGCTAGTTTCCGAGTTGAGTCTAGGAGGAAGAGAACTCAAGGGAGTGTCAGCAAACCAAGGGTTGATGGCTATCTCGAATACACGCT ATACTGGTGTTCCTATGGTCCAGAAGATTATAGGGATAGTGAGTCTGGTGGGGCTCGTGCAAACAATAAACCTGCTTCAGGCAAAGGAAGTAGGCCAGGGAGACGTCACATGATGAGAGGGTGCCTTTGTCATTTTACTGTTAAACGCTTATACTCCCGCCCCTTTCTAGCACTAATCATCTACAACCAGCAAAACCATGTGGATAAAACAGGGGCTCCATGCCATGGGATATTGGACCAGGATGCTTTGGGAACAAGAGCGATGTATGCTCCTCGAATTTCAGAAGAGTTACGGCAGAAAGTGATGTCCATGCTTTATGTTGGAATGTCTTTGGACAATATAATGCAGCATCACATGGGGGAGGTGGAGAGGCAAGGAGGGCCCCACAATCGCGATGATTTTCTCACTCGCAATGATGTCCGTAACATGGAAAGGCTGGTTCGTAACTCCTCTTATGAGCTAGATGGAAATGACGAATGCAGTGTAAAAACATGGGTGCATCGCCACCAGAAACACGTATTCTTTTTCCAAGATAGATGTGGTTCAGAACCGTTTATTTTGGGAATACAAACAGATTGGCAGGTGCAGCAGATGCTTCGTCATGGTCATAATGGATCGGTAGCTTCTCATTCAGCATTTGGCTTGAAGAAACTTAAG TATCCTCTTTGTTCATTGCTTGTCTTTGACTCATCAAGGAATGCAATTCCGGTTGCCTGGGTCATCACTTCCTGTGATGTTCATCAAGACATCCACAAATGGCTGGTACCCCTTGTGGATCGGGTCCGAACTAAGGACGCCAGATGGAGACCTAATGCCTTCTTGGTGGACGATCCTTCTTTTAAGACATCTATTATCAG AGAGATCTTCCGATGCCGGGTCCTAGTATGCCTCTGGCATATTCGCCGTGCCTGGGTAAAAAGCCTCTTAAAGAAATGTTGCAACTTTGATGTGCAGCGAGAGATCTTGAAGCACTTAGGGAGGACATTGTACTGCACAAGAAGCATGTCAAGCGCTTTAGATTCAGTTGAAGAGTTGATGCAAATATTTGTTGACCAATGTGCCTTCATGAATTATTTTAGAAGTCGGTGGTTACCAAAGATAG AACTCTGGGTTAATAGCTTAAGAACTCTCCCTGTGGCAAGTCAAGAACCATATTCTGCGATCGAAGCATACCACCTAAGATTAAAATCCAAAGTTTTCAACGGACTACATTCTAGTTGCTGGCAGAGAGTTGACTGGTTGATCCACACATTGACAACTGCGTTCCACTCCTTGTATTGTCTTGATCAGTACGCAGTGGAGACCGCTAATTTTGAGAATCTGAGGGACGGGTGCTTCTCAACGAACTCTTGGTATCAAGCTATGCACATCCCCGACGTTGATGTGCTGTTAGATGAAGAAAATCTCCAGTTTGCTAAAGTCATTTCTCAAGCAGACAGGACTCTGGTGTACACGGTTTGGAATCCAGGTTTGGAATTCTCACTATGTGATTGCACTTGGTCAAGGCTGGGGAATATTTGTAAGCACATTGTTAAGGTGACCATCTTATGTAAAGATCGGCAAGTTGCTAGGCCATTATTGGTAGCCCAAGTTTATCGGCAGACCTTGCTTAACCTTTTGCAAAGCCCACCGGATGATCCTCTAGTTCTTGATCATGCCATTTTGCATGCAACACGCTTGCAACAAGATATCAAAGCTTTGGAAGACTTATCCAGTAGTGGGTTGCTCCCGCCTCTACCTCCTGATACAAATTCCCAAACAATGGATAATCTCCTACTTTTTCCACGACTCCAATGA
- the LOC131332459 gene encoding uncharacterized protein LOC131332459 isoform X2: MRMPRMEDILNLPVQDPPNAEFSAAHLNWIQVEGGRQGGDNIALIPYARVDDFVKGESVNAECPASFRVESRRKRTQGSVSKPRVDGYLEYTLYWCSYGPEDYRDSESGGARANNKPASGKGSRPGRRHMMRGCLCHFTVKRLYSRPFLALIIYNQQNHVDKTGAPCHGILDQDALGTRAMYAPRISEELRQKVMSMLYVGMSLDNIMQHHMGEVERQGGPHNRDDFLTRNDVRNMERLVRNSSYELDGNDECSVKTWVHRHQKHVFFFQDRCGSEPFILGIQTDWQVQQMLRHGHNGSVASHSAFGLKKLKYPLCSLLVFDSSRNAIPVAWVITSCDVHQDIHKWLVPLVDRVRTKDARWRPNAFLVDDPSFKTSIIREIFRCRVLVCLWHIRRAWVKSLLKKCCNFDVQREILKHLGRTLYCTRSMSSALDSVEELMQIFVDQCAFMNYFRSRWLPKIELWVNSLRTLPVASQEPYSAIEAYHLRLKSKVFNGLHSSCWQRVDWLIHTLTTAFHSLYCLDQYAVETANFENLRDGCFSTNSWYQAMHIPDVDVLLDEENLQFAKVISQADRTLVYTVWNPGLEFSLCDCTWSRLGNICKHIVKVTILCKDRQVARPLLVAQVYRQTLLNLLQSPPDDPLVLDHAILHATRLQQDIKALEDLSSSGLLPPLPPDTNSQTMDNLLLFPRLQ; encoded by the exons ATGCCTAGAATGGAGGATATTCTAAACCTTCCAGTGCAGGATCCTCCTAATGCAGAGTTTTCTGCAGCTCATCTTAATTGGATACAAGTCGAAGGTGGTAGGCAAGGTGGTGACAATATTGCTCTAATCCCTTATGCCAGAGTGGATGATTTTGTGAAAGGAGAATCTGTTAATGCAGAATGCCCTGCTAGTTTCCGAGTTGAGTCTAGGAGGAAGAGAACTCAAGGGAGTGTCAGCAAACCAAGGGTTGATGGCTATCTCGAATACACGCT ATACTGGTGTTCCTATGGTCCAGAAGATTATAGGGATAGTGAGTCTGGTGGGGCTCGTGCAAACAATAAACCTGCTTCAGGCAAAGGAAGTAGGCCAGGGAGACGTCACATGATGAGAGGGTGCCTTTGTCATTTTACTGTTAAACGCTTATACTCCCGCCCCTTTCTAGCACTAATCATCTACAACCAGCAAAACCATGTGGATAAAACAGGGGCTCCATGCCATGGGATATTGGACCAGGATGCTTTGGGAACAAGAGCGATGTATGCTCCTCGAATTTCAGAAGAGTTACGGCAGAAAGTGATGTCCATGCTTTATGTTGGAATGTCTTTGGACAATATAATGCAGCATCACATGGGGGAGGTGGAGAGGCAAGGAGGGCCCCACAATCGCGATGATTTTCTCACTCGCAATGATGTCCGTAACATGGAAAGGCTGGTTCGTAACTCCTCTTATGAGCTAGATGGAAATGACGAATGCAGTGTAAAAACATGGGTGCATCGCCACCAGAAACACGTATTCTTTTTCCAAGATAGATGTGGTTCAGAACCGTTTATTTTGGGAATACAAACAGATTGGCAGGTGCAGCAGATGCTTCGTCATGGTCATAATGGATCGGTAGCTTCTCATTCAGCATTTGGCTTGAAGAAACTTAAG TATCCTCTTTGTTCATTGCTTGTCTTTGACTCATCAAGGAATGCAATTCCGGTTGCCTGGGTCATCACTTCCTGTGATGTTCATCAAGACATCCACAAATGGCTGGTACCCCTTGTGGATCGGGTCCGAACTAAGGACGCCAGATGGAGACCTAATGCCTTCTTGGTGGACGATCCTTCTTTTAAGACATCTATTATCAG AGAGATCTTCCGATGCCGGGTCCTAGTATGCCTCTGGCATATTCGCCGTGCCTGGGTAAAAAGCCTCTTAAAGAAATGTTGCAACTTTGATGTGCAGCGAGAGATCTTGAAGCACTTAGGGAGGACATTGTACTGCACAAGAAGCATGTCAAGCGCTTTAGATTCAGTTGAAGAGTTGATGCAAATATTTGTTGACCAATGTGCCTTCATGAATTATTTTAGAAGTCGGTGGTTACCAAAGATAG AACTCTGGGTTAATAGCTTAAGAACTCTCCCTGTGGCAAGTCAAGAACCATATTCTGCGATCGAAGCATACCACCTAAGATTAAAATCCAAAGTTTTCAACGGACTACATTCTAGTTGCTGGCAGAGAGTTGACTGGTTGATCCACACATTGACAACTGCGTTCCACTCCTTGTATTGTCTTGATCAGTACGCAGTGGAGACCGCTAATTTTGAGAATCTGAGGGACGGGTGCTTCTCAACGAACTCTTGGTATCAAGCTATGCACATCCCCGACGTTGATGTGCTGTTAGATGAAGAAAATCTCCAGTTTGCTAAAGTCATTTCTCAAGCAGACAGGACTCTGGTGTACACGGTTTGGAATCCAGGTTTGGAATTCTCACTATGTGATTGCACTTGGTCAAGGCTGGGGAATATTTGTAAGCACATTGTTAAGGTGACCATCTTATGTAAAGATCGGCAAGTTGCTAGGCCATTATTGGTAGCCCAAGTTTATCGGCAGACCTTGCTTAACCTTTTGCAAAGCCCACCGGATGATCCTCTAGTTCTTGATCATGCCATTTTGCATGCAACACGCTTGCAACAAGATATCAAAGCTTTGGAAGACTTATCCAGTAGTGGGTTGCTCCCGCCTCTACCTCCTGATACAAATTCCCAAACAATGGATAATCTCCTACTTTTTCCACGACTCCAATGA
- the LOC131332459 gene encoding uncharacterized protein LOC131332459 isoform X4: protein MKGHEAKMPRMEDILNLPVQDPPNAEFSAAHLNWIQVEGGRQGGDNIALIPYARVDDFVKGESVNAECPASFRVESRRKRTQGSVSKPRVDGYLEYTLYWCSYGPEDYRDSESGGARANNKPASGKGSRPGRRHMMRGCLCHFTVKRLYSRPFLALIIYNQQNHVDKTGAPCHGILDQDALGTRAMYAPRISEELRQKVMSMLYVGMSLDNIMQHHMGEVERQGGPHNRDDFLTRNDVRNMERLVRNSSYELDGNDECSVKTWVHRHQKHVFFFQDRCGSEPFILGIQTDWQVQQMLRHGHNGSVASHSAFGLKKLKYPLCSLLVFDSSRNAIPVAWVITSCDVHQDIHKWLVPLVDRVRTKDARWRPNAFLVDDPSFKTSIIREIFRCRVLVCLWHIRRAWVKSLLKKCCNFDVQREILKHLGRTLYCTRSMSSALDSVEELMQIFVDQCAFMNYFRSRWLPKIELWVNSLRTLPVASQEPYSAIEAYHLRLKSKVFNGLHSSCWQRVDWLIHTLTTAFHSLYCLDQYAVETANFENLRDGCFSTNSWYQAMHIPDVDVLLDEENLQFAKVISQADRTLVYTVWNPGRFGRSTVSSLFSSVLQQCLRSRRVREKLEKENRGRKKRRPG, encoded by the exons ATGCCTAGAATGGAGGATATTCTAAACCTTCCAGTGCAGGATCCTCCTAATGCAGAGTTTTCTGCAGCTCATCTTAATTGGATACAAGTCGAAGGTGGTAGGCAAGGTGGTGACAATATTGCTCTAATCCCTTATGCCAGAGTGGATGATTTTGTGAAAGGAGAATCTGTTAATGCAGAATGCCCTGCTAGTTTCCGAGTTGAGTCTAGGAGGAAGAGAACTCAAGGGAGTGTCAGCAAACCAAGGGTTGATGGCTATCTCGAATACACGCT ATACTGGTGTTCCTATGGTCCAGAAGATTATAGGGATAGTGAGTCTGGTGGGGCTCGTGCAAACAATAAACCTGCTTCAGGCAAAGGAAGTAGGCCAGGGAGACGTCACATGATGAGAGGGTGCCTTTGTCATTTTACTGTTAAACGCTTATACTCCCGCCCCTTTCTAGCACTAATCATCTACAACCAGCAAAACCATGTGGATAAAACAGGGGCTCCATGCCATGGGATATTGGACCAGGATGCTTTGGGAACAAGAGCGATGTATGCTCCTCGAATTTCAGAAGAGTTACGGCAGAAAGTGATGTCCATGCTTTATGTTGGAATGTCTTTGGACAATATAATGCAGCATCACATGGGGGAGGTGGAGAGGCAAGGAGGGCCCCACAATCGCGATGATTTTCTCACTCGCAATGATGTCCGTAACATGGAAAGGCTGGTTCGTAACTCCTCTTATGAGCTAGATGGAAATGACGAATGCAGTGTAAAAACATGGGTGCATCGCCACCAGAAACACGTATTCTTTTTCCAAGATAGATGTGGTTCAGAACCGTTTATTTTGGGAATACAAACAGATTGGCAGGTGCAGCAGATGCTTCGTCATGGTCATAATGGATCGGTAGCTTCTCATTCAGCATTTGGCTTGAAGAAACTTAAG TATCCTCTTTGTTCATTGCTTGTCTTTGACTCATCAAGGAATGCAATTCCGGTTGCCTGGGTCATCACTTCCTGTGATGTTCATCAAGACATCCACAAATGGCTGGTACCCCTTGTGGATCGGGTCCGAACTAAGGACGCCAGATGGAGACCTAATGCCTTCTTGGTGGACGATCCTTCTTTTAAGACATCTATTATCAG AGAGATCTTCCGATGCCGGGTCCTAGTATGCCTCTGGCATATTCGCCGTGCCTGGGTAAAAAGCCTCTTAAAGAAATGTTGCAACTTTGATGTGCAGCGAGAGATCTTGAAGCACTTAGGGAGGACATTGTACTGCACAAGAAGCATGTCAAGCGCTTTAGATTCAGTTGAAGAGTTGATGCAAATATTTGTTGACCAATGTGCCTTCATGAATTATTTTAGAAGTCGGTGGTTACCAAAGATAG AACTCTGGGTTAATAGCTTAAGAACTCTCCCTGTGGCAAGTCAAGAACCATATTCTGCGATCGAAGCATACCACCTAAGATTAAAATCCAAAGTTTTCAACGGACTACATTCTAGTTGCTGGCAGAGAGTTGACTGGTTGATCCACACATTGACAACTGCGTTCCACTCCTTGTATTGTCTTGATCAGTACGCAGTGGAGACCGCTAATTTTGAGAATCTGAGGGACGGGTGCTTCTCAACGAACTCTTGGTATCAAGCTATGCACATCCCCGACGTTGATGTGCTGTTAGATGAAGAAAATCTCCAGTTTGCTAAAGTCATTTCTCAAGCAGACAGGACTCTGGTGTACACGGTTTGGAATCCAG
- the LOC131332459 gene encoding uncharacterized protein LOC131332459 isoform X3 gives MPRMEDILNLPVQDPPNAEFSAAHLNWIQVEGGRQGGDNIALIPYARVDDFVKGESVNAECPASFRVESRRKRTQGSVSKPRVDGYLEYTLYWCSYGPEDYRDSESGGARANNKPASGKGSRPGRRHMMRGCLCHFTVKRLYSRPFLALIIYNQQNHVDKTGAPCHGILDQDALGTRAMYAPRISEELRQKVMSMLYVGMSLDNIMQHHMGEVERQGGPHNRDDFLTRNDVRNMERLVRNSSYELDGNDECSVKTWVHRHQKHVFFFQDRCGSEPFILGIQTDWQVQQMLRHGHNGSVASHSAFGLKKLKYPLCSLLVFDSSRNAIPVAWVITSCDVHQDIHKWLVPLVDRVRTKDARWRPNAFLVDDPSFKTSIIREIFRCRVLVCLWHIRRAWVKSLLKKCCNFDVQREILKHLGRTLYCTRSMSSALDSVEELMQIFVDQCAFMNYFRSRWLPKIELWVNSLRTLPVASQEPYSAIEAYHLRLKSKVFNGLHSSCWQRVDWLIHTLTTAFHSLYCLDQYAVETANFENLRDGCFSTNSWYQAMHIPDVDVLLDEENLQFAKVISQADRTLVYTVWNPGLEFSLCDCTWSRLGNICKHIVKVTILCKDRQVARPLLVAQVYRQTLLNLLQSPPDDPLVLDHAILHATRLQQDIKALEDLSSSGLLPPLPPDTNSQTMDNLLLFPRLQ, from the exons ATGCCTAGAATGGAGGATATTCTAAACCTTCCAGTGCAGGATCCTCCTAATGCAGAGTTTTCTGCAGCTCATCTTAATTGGATACAAGTCGAAGGTGGTAGGCAAGGTGGTGACAATATTGCTCTAATCCCTTATGCCAGAGTGGATGATTTTGTGAAAGGAGAATCTGTTAATGCAGAATGCCCTGCTAGTTTCCGAGTTGAGTCTAGGAGGAAGAGAACTCAAGGGAGTGTCAGCAAACCAAGGGTTGATGGCTATCTCGAATACACGCT ATACTGGTGTTCCTATGGTCCAGAAGATTATAGGGATAGTGAGTCTGGTGGGGCTCGTGCAAACAATAAACCTGCTTCAGGCAAAGGAAGTAGGCCAGGGAGACGTCACATGATGAGAGGGTGCCTTTGTCATTTTACTGTTAAACGCTTATACTCCCGCCCCTTTCTAGCACTAATCATCTACAACCAGCAAAACCATGTGGATAAAACAGGGGCTCCATGCCATGGGATATTGGACCAGGATGCTTTGGGAACAAGAGCGATGTATGCTCCTCGAATTTCAGAAGAGTTACGGCAGAAAGTGATGTCCATGCTTTATGTTGGAATGTCTTTGGACAATATAATGCAGCATCACATGGGGGAGGTGGAGAGGCAAGGAGGGCCCCACAATCGCGATGATTTTCTCACTCGCAATGATGTCCGTAACATGGAAAGGCTGGTTCGTAACTCCTCTTATGAGCTAGATGGAAATGACGAATGCAGTGTAAAAACATGGGTGCATCGCCACCAGAAACACGTATTCTTTTTCCAAGATAGATGTGGTTCAGAACCGTTTATTTTGGGAATACAAACAGATTGGCAGGTGCAGCAGATGCTTCGTCATGGTCATAATGGATCGGTAGCTTCTCATTCAGCATTTGGCTTGAAGAAACTTAAG TATCCTCTTTGTTCATTGCTTGTCTTTGACTCATCAAGGAATGCAATTCCGGTTGCCTGGGTCATCACTTCCTGTGATGTTCATCAAGACATCCACAAATGGCTGGTACCCCTTGTGGATCGGGTCCGAACTAAGGACGCCAGATGGAGACCTAATGCCTTCTTGGTGGACGATCCTTCTTTTAAGACATCTATTATCAG AGAGATCTTCCGATGCCGGGTCCTAGTATGCCTCTGGCATATTCGCCGTGCCTGGGTAAAAAGCCTCTTAAAGAAATGTTGCAACTTTGATGTGCAGCGAGAGATCTTGAAGCACTTAGGGAGGACATTGTACTGCACAAGAAGCATGTCAAGCGCTTTAGATTCAGTTGAAGAGTTGATGCAAATATTTGTTGACCAATGTGCCTTCATGAATTATTTTAGAAGTCGGTGGTTACCAAAGATAG AACTCTGGGTTAATAGCTTAAGAACTCTCCCTGTGGCAAGTCAAGAACCATATTCTGCGATCGAAGCATACCACCTAAGATTAAAATCCAAAGTTTTCAACGGACTACATTCTAGTTGCTGGCAGAGAGTTGACTGGTTGATCCACACATTGACAACTGCGTTCCACTCCTTGTATTGTCTTGATCAGTACGCAGTGGAGACCGCTAATTTTGAGAATCTGAGGGACGGGTGCTTCTCAACGAACTCTTGGTATCAAGCTATGCACATCCCCGACGTTGATGTGCTGTTAGATGAAGAAAATCTCCAGTTTGCTAAAGTCATTTCTCAAGCAGACAGGACTCTGGTGTACACGGTTTGGAATCCAGGTTTGGAATTCTCACTATGTGATTGCACTTGGTCAAGGCTGGGGAATATTTGTAAGCACATTGTTAAGGTGACCATCTTATGTAAAGATCGGCAAGTTGCTAGGCCATTATTGGTAGCCCAAGTTTATCGGCAGACCTTGCTTAACCTTTTGCAAAGCCCACCGGATGATCCTCTAGTTCTTGATCATGCCATTTTGCATGCAACACGCTTGCAACAAGATATCAAAGCTTTGGAAGACTTATCCAGTAGTGGGTTGCTCCCGCCTCTACCTCCTGATACAAATTCCCAAACAATGGATAATCTCCTACTTTTTCCACGACTCCAATGA
- the LOC131332459 gene encoding uncharacterized protein LOC131332459 isoform X7 — protein MKGHEAKMPRMEDILNLPVQDPPNAEFSAAHLNWIQVEGGRQGGDNIALIPYARVDDFVKGESVNAECPASFRVESRRKRTQGSVSKPRVDGYLEYTLYWCSYGPEDYRDSESGGARANNKPASGKGSRPGRRHMMRGCLCHFTVKRLYSRPFLALIIYNQQNHVDKTGAPCHGILDQDALGTRAMYAPRISEELRQKVMSMLYVGMSLDNIMQHHMGEVERQGGPHNRDDFLTRNDVRNMERLVRNSSYELDGNDECSVKTWVHRHQKHVFFFQDRCGSEPFILGIQTDWQVQQMLRHGHNGSVASHSAFGLKKLKYPLCSLLVFDSSRNAIPVAWVITSCDVHQDIHKWLVPLVDRVRTKDARWRPNAFLVDDPSFKTSIIREIFRCRVLVCLWHIRRAWVKSLLKKCCNFDVQREILKHLGRTLYCTRSMSSALDSVEELMQIFVDQCAFMNYFRSRWLPKIELWVNSLRTLPVASQEPYSAIEAYHLRLKSKVFNGLHSSCWQRVDWLIHTLTTAFHSLYCLDQYAVETANFENLRDGCFSTNSWYQAMHIPDVDVLLDEENLQFAKVISQADRTLVYTVWNPGNLFPLTWA, from the exons ATGCCTAGAATGGAGGATATTCTAAACCTTCCAGTGCAGGATCCTCCTAATGCAGAGTTTTCTGCAGCTCATCTTAATTGGATACAAGTCGAAGGTGGTAGGCAAGGTGGTGACAATATTGCTCTAATCCCTTATGCCAGAGTGGATGATTTTGTGAAAGGAGAATCTGTTAATGCAGAATGCCCTGCTAGTTTCCGAGTTGAGTCTAGGAGGAAGAGAACTCAAGGGAGTGTCAGCAAACCAAGGGTTGATGGCTATCTCGAATACACGCT ATACTGGTGTTCCTATGGTCCAGAAGATTATAGGGATAGTGAGTCTGGTGGGGCTCGTGCAAACAATAAACCTGCTTCAGGCAAAGGAAGTAGGCCAGGGAGACGTCACATGATGAGAGGGTGCCTTTGTCATTTTACTGTTAAACGCTTATACTCCCGCCCCTTTCTAGCACTAATCATCTACAACCAGCAAAACCATGTGGATAAAACAGGGGCTCCATGCCATGGGATATTGGACCAGGATGCTTTGGGAACAAGAGCGATGTATGCTCCTCGAATTTCAGAAGAGTTACGGCAGAAAGTGATGTCCATGCTTTATGTTGGAATGTCTTTGGACAATATAATGCAGCATCACATGGGGGAGGTGGAGAGGCAAGGAGGGCCCCACAATCGCGATGATTTTCTCACTCGCAATGATGTCCGTAACATGGAAAGGCTGGTTCGTAACTCCTCTTATGAGCTAGATGGAAATGACGAATGCAGTGTAAAAACATGGGTGCATCGCCACCAGAAACACGTATTCTTTTTCCAAGATAGATGTGGTTCAGAACCGTTTATTTTGGGAATACAAACAGATTGGCAGGTGCAGCAGATGCTTCGTCATGGTCATAATGGATCGGTAGCTTCTCATTCAGCATTTGGCTTGAAGAAACTTAAG TATCCTCTTTGTTCATTGCTTGTCTTTGACTCATCAAGGAATGCAATTCCGGTTGCCTGGGTCATCACTTCCTGTGATGTTCATCAAGACATCCACAAATGGCTGGTACCCCTTGTGGATCGGGTCCGAACTAAGGACGCCAGATGGAGACCTAATGCCTTCTTGGTGGACGATCCTTCTTTTAAGACATCTATTATCAG AGAGATCTTCCGATGCCGGGTCCTAGTATGCCTCTGGCATATTCGCCGTGCCTGGGTAAAAAGCCTCTTAAAGAAATGTTGCAACTTTGATGTGCAGCGAGAGATCTTGAAGCACTTAGGGAGGACATTGTACTGCACAAGAAGCATGTCAAGCGCTTTAGATTCAGTTGAAGAGTTGATGCAAATATTTGTTGACCAATGTGCCTTCATGAATTATTTTAGAAGTCGGTGGTTACCAAAGATAG AACTCTGGGTTAATAGCTTAAGAACTCTCCCTGTGGCAAGTCAAGAACCATATTCTGCGATCGAAGCATACCACCTAAGATTAAAATCCAAAGTTTTCAACGGACTACATTCTAGTTGCTGGCAGAGAGTTGACTGGTTGATCCACACATTGACAACTGCGTTCCACTCCTTGTATTGTCTTGATCAGTACGCAGTGGAGACCGCTAATTTTGAGAATCTGAGGGACGGGTGCTTCTCAACGAACTCTTGGTATCAAGCTATGCACATCCCCGACGTTGATGTGCTGTTAGATGAAGAAAATCTCCAGTTTGCTAAAGTCATTTCTCAAGCAGACAGGACTCTGGTGTACACGGTTTGGAATCCAG GAAATCTTTTCCCCTTGACTTGGGCTTGA